The following coding sequences are from one Culex quinquefasciatus strain JHB chromosome 1, VPISU_Cqui_1.0_pri_paternal, whole genome shotgun sequence window:
- the LOC6051048 gene encoding uncharacterized protein LOC6051048 yields the protein MSSENYSIAWDLLQKKYEHKKLIVKAHLDALVALEPMKKESYNALNHLISEFDRNLQMLDKIGENTAQWSTVLVHMVCSRLDPATIRHWENHHKSKEVPKYTDLVEFLRSQCSILQAVKSNNPEVKKQKFTTGHAFVQAKQQHQQQQRRCPFCKEYPHSAFRCQKLQQMTVQERYEAVKRNGLCLNCLSPLHLIRNCTSGSCRHCRPSPSNAIALSTTTEQPYRQVLLSTAVVRLTDRYGNTQYARALLDSCSEYCFITTNLAQKLKLVEAASCLSVAGIGGSVVQSTKVVEATVFPRSLRISPYSENIQLHVLPKLTSRLPTEKINVQQLNIPDDLMLADPEFYKPGPIDIILGAEFYYDLLADGRLKLSDEGPTLQHTVLGWVVSGRIPSSYSNIPKMLAYSCHNVDLRELVSRFWELESCNTRSAHSVEESMCEEIFAKTTVRDAEGRFVVQLPKKDYVMERLGDSKDIALKRLEGMERRFAVNSTLKTLYTEFIQEYLAMGHMVEVPEDDTAQRTYFLPHHAVLRPESTTTKLRVVFDASCRTITGVSLNDGLMVGPVVQDDLLPIILRFRCWKYALVADVAKMYRMVPMDEADQPLQRIWWRDNPSDPAKAYQLTTVTYGTASAPYLATKCLQQLSVIGQESHPLAAKVVGRDFYVDDLLSGAATIDNGIALVEELVDLLDTVGFTLRKWTSNSSEILETIPPELRDERNILELDSSSSFVKTLGLIWEPSTDSFRFKAPKWKSESPITKKVVLSDTASIFDPVGLIGPVVVQAKIFIQKLWQEKYGWDQTLAEDHRNYWLEYRRNLMALDTLRIPRWIGLGGCLASVQFHGFCDASQQAYGACLYLRAVQVDGLITLHLITSKSRVAPLEDLARKKKKRDITLLELSAALLLCHLYDLVRRSIQQEIQAFFWTDSMIVLCWLASLPSRWKPFVANRVSEIQHVTVDGVWSHIAGVDNPADIISRGCTPAELLYKPEWYGRLQYLLLEQEQWPKLGNRAPESELALKEERSTVSLPARARPPNELFSLRSNYHELIRLVAWVRRFAHNARHTNRDCRRTGELSHVELREALTFLIRVAQTEGFPEEIADLTKKKPIQPSSKLLALNPRLIDGVMRVGGRLMNAPVPESRKHPIILHHQHPFTKIVMSYYHWMLYHAGQQLLIAAVRGKYWPTNIRSLARQTIHRCVDCFKAKPRVHEQLMADLPSVRVCPAAAFQKVGVDFCGPFYIRYPIRRSVPVKCFVAIFVCLVTKAVHMEVVADLSTQAFLAAFKRFVAIRGKSQLVMCDNATNFVGANRELQKLLQQLLDQLAQHTIVRTAEEDGIEFKFIPPRSPNFGGLWEAAVKSFKAHFRKTIGSRTLTYDELHTVVQQIAAILNSRPLTPLSNDPDDFDALTPGHFLTGRPLAAVPEPDLQEIPENRLALWQRTQAFVQQIWRKWKTEYLSNLQN from the exons ATGTCCTCCGAAAACTACTCTATTGCGtgggatttgctgcagaaaaaatACGAGCACAAAAAGCTCATCGTGAAGGCTCATCTTGACGCGTTGGTTGCTTTAGAACCGATGAAAAAGGAGAGTTACAATGCGTTGAATCACCTCATCAGCGAGTTTGACCGAAACCTTCAAATGCTGGACAAAATCGGGGAGAACACTGCACAGTGGAGTACCGTTTTGGTGCACATGGTGTGTTCCAGATTAGATCCTGCCACTATCCGTCACTGGGAAAATCATCACAAGTCCAAAGAGGTGCCCAAATACACGGATTTGGTCGAGTTCTTAAGAAGCCAGTGCTCGATTCTCCAGGCGGTCAAATCCAACAACCCTGAGGTGAAGAAGCAGAAGTTTACAACAGGTCACGCGTTTGTGCAGGCGAAGCAACAACATCAGCAACAACAGCGTAGGTGTCCGTTCTGTAAGGAGTATCCCCATTCAGCTTTTAGGTGCCAGAAGTTACAGCAAATGACTGTCCAAGAACGTTACGAAGCAGTCAAGCGAAACGGGCTGTGCTTAAACTGTTTGTCGCCGTTGCATCTGATTCGGAACTGTACCAGTGGGAGCTGCAGGCATT GTCGCCCCTCCCCCTCGAACGCAATTGCATTATCAACTACAACCGAACAACCATACCGCCAAGTTCTGCTCTCAACGGCCGTAGTGCGTCTTACTGATCGCTACGGAAACACTCAATACGCGAGAGCCCTGCTGGACTCTTGCTCGGAATACTGTTTCATCACGACGAACCTTGCCCAAAAGTTGAAGCTGGTCGAAGCTGCCAGCTGCCTGTCTGTCGCAGGCATCGGAGGTTCGGTGGTACAGTCAACGAAGGTGGTAGAAGCAACAGTTTTCCCGCGATCTCTGCGTATCTCGCCGTACTCGGAGAACATTCAGCTGCACGTGCTGCCGAAGCTCACGTCTAGACTTCCAACTGAGAAGATCAACGTGCAACAGCTGAACATTCCAGATGATCTCATGCTCGCGGACCCCGAGTTTTACAAGCCTGGTCCGATTGACATCATCTTAGGCGCAGAGTTCTACTACGATCTACTGGCAGATGGAAGATTGAAGCTCTCAGACGAAGGACCCACACTTCAGCATACCGTGCTAGGTTGGGTAGTTTCCGGCAGGATTCCCAGCAGCTACAGCAACATTCCGAAAATGCTTGCGTATTCCTGTCACAACGTCGACCTACGAGAGCTAGTCAGCAGATTTTGGGAGTTGGAGTCTTGCAACACCCGGAGCGCACACTCCGTAGAGGAGTCGATGTGCGAGGAGATTTTTGCGAAAACAACAGTTCGAGATGCAGAAGGCAGATTTGTAGTTCAGCTGCCGAAGAAGGATTACGTGATGGAAAGATTAGGAGACTCCAAGGACATCGCCCTGAAACGGTTGGAAGGCATGGAACGTCGGTTCGCAGTGAACAGCACGCTAAAAACACTGTACACCGAGTTCATTCAGGAATATCTAGCCATGGGACACATGGTGGAAGTGCCAGAGGATGATACTGCTCAGCGCACGTACTTTCTACCTCACCACGCCGTATTAAGACCGGAGAGCACAACAACAAAACTCAGAGTCGTCTTTGACGCCTCTTGCCGCACAATTACGGGTGTTTCGCTGAACGACGGACTGATGGTTGGACCAGTCGTCCAGGACGATCTGTTGCCGATCATTCTACGGTTCCGTTGCTGGAAGTACGCGCTGGTTGCGGATGTAGCGAAAATGTATCGTATGGTGCCGATGGACGAAGCAGATCAACCTCTTCAACGGATTTGGTG GCGTGACAACCCTAGCGATCCAGCCAAGGCCTACCAGTTGACCACAGTAACCTATGGCACTGCGTCGGCGCCTTACTTGGCCACCAAATGTCTCCAGCAGCTATCCGTAATCGGACAAGAAAGCCATCCCTTGGCGGCGAAAGTCGTTGGGAGAGATTTTTATGTTGATGATCTTCTGTCGGGAGCAGCAACCATCGACAATGGAATAGCGCTCGTCGAGGAACTTGTGGATCTTCTGGACACGGTGGGTTTTACCCTACGAAAGTGGACTTCGAACAGTTCAGAGATTTTGGAAACCATTCCGCCAGAGCTTAGGGATGAACGGAACATCTTGGAGTTGGATTCATCTTCGTCGTTCGTCAAAACTCTAGGATTGATTTGGGAGCCCAGCACGGACAGCTTCAGATTCAAGGCACCGAAGTGGAAATCGGAATCGCCAATCACCAAGAAGGTGGTTCTCTCGGACACCGCGAGCATTTTTGATCCAGTTGGACTCATCGGACCTGTTGTCGTGCAGGCTAAAATATTCATCCAGAAGCTTTGGCAGGAGAAGTACGGTTGGGATCAAACCCTGGCAGAGGACCATCGAAACTACTGGTTGGAATATCGTCGGAATCTGATGGCGTTGGATACACTCCGTATTCCTCGTTGGATTGGTTTAGGTGGATGCTTGGCAAGCGTACAGTTTCACGGTTTCTGTGATGCTTCACAACAAGCTTACGGAGCTTGTCTGTACCTGCGAGCAGTTCAGGTCGACGGACTGATCACGCTGCACTTGATCACGTCGAAGTCCAGAGTTGCGCCTCTTGAAGACCTAGCTcgaaagaagaagaagcgtGACATCACTCTACTCGAACTATCAGCAGCACTACTGCTCTGTCATCTCTATGACCTGGTCCGTCGTAGCATTCAGCAGGAAATTCAAGCATTTTTCTGGACGGACTCGATGATAGTGCTATGTTGGTTAGCTTCACTTCCGTCCCGCTGGAAACCGTTTGTCGCTAACAGGGTCTCGGAGATCCAACATGTCACCGTAGACGGCGTGTGGTCTCACATCGCCGGAGTAGACAATCCCGCTGATATCATTTCACGTGGTTGTACCCCGGCCGAGTTGCTGTACAAGCCAGAATGGTACGGTCGTCTGCAATATCTACTTTTGGAACAAGAACAGTGGCCAAAGCTCGGCAATCGCGCACCAGAATCAGAACTCGCTTTGAAGGAGGAGAGATCTACAGTTTCGTTGCCCGCTCGAGCTCGTCCACCGAACGAACTCTTTTCTCTGCGTTCCAACTACCACGAGCTCATCCGTCTGGTCGCGTGGGTTCGACGCTTTGCGCATAACGCCAGACATACAAATCGAGATTGCCGGAGAACTGGAGAATTGTCGCACGTGGAGCTACGAGAAGCATTGACGTTTTTGATTCGGGTGGCCCAAACAGAAGGTTTTCCCGAAGAAATAGCGGATTTGACCAAGAAGAAGCCGATTCAACCCTCGTCGAAGCTGCTTGCGCTCAACCCTCGGCTGATAGATGGAGTAATGCGCGTCGGCGGCCGGCTGATGAACGCACCAGTTCCTGAAAGTCGCAAGCACCCGATCATCCTGCATCATCAGCACCCATTCACCAAGATCGTGATGTCGTACTACCATTGGATGCTATATCACGCCGGTCAGCAGCTGCTGATCGCCGCAGTACGAGGGAAGTATTGGCCAACAAACATTCGAAGTCTGGCTCGCCAGACGATCCATCGGTGCGTAGACTGCTTCAAGGCCAAGCCACGTGTGCACGAGCAGCTCATGGCTGACTTGCCGTCGGTACGCGTCTGTCCTGCAGCAGCTTTTCAGAAGGTCGGAGTAGACTTTTGCGGACCGTTCTACATCCGATACCCAATTCGGCGCAGTGTACCGGTCAAGTGCTTTGTGGCAATTTTTGTCTGTTTGGTCACGAAGGCGGTTCACATGGAAGTAGTAGCAGATTTGTCAACCCAGGCGTTCCTGGCCGCGTTCAAGCGTTTCGTGGCCATCCGAGGAAAATCACAGCTTGTCATGTGTGACAACGCTACCAACTTTGTAGGAGCAAATCGAGAACTGCAGAAGCTACTTCAACAGTTGCTCGATCAGCTTGCACAGCACACAATAGTACGCACCGCAGAGGAAGATGGGATAGAATTCAAGTTCATTCCGCCCCGCTCCCCCAACTTTGGTGGGTTGTGGGAGGCGGCGGTAAAATCATTCAAGGCACATTTCCGCAAAACGATAGGCAGCAGAACGTTGACGTACGACGAGTTGCACACCGTAGTCCAGCAAATAGCAGCAATTCTCAACTCGCGTCCATTAACTCCGCTGAGTAACGATCCGGACGATTTCGACGCTTTAACGCCCGGACACTTTTTGACTGGACGGCCGCTCGCTGCTGTTCCAGAGCCCGATCTTCAAGAGATACCAGAGAATCGTCTAGCGCTGTGGCAGAGAACTCAAGCGTTTGTACAGCAGATTTGGAGAAAGTGGAAAACTGAGTACCTGTCGAACCTGCAGAACTGA